CAAGGTTTATGCCGCAGACCAGTTGTTTGCGACCCTTGATCCTACGCTGCGTCGCATTGACGTCGCGGATGTTGGTGAAACAGTGCTGGCGGATACCGTAGGGTTTATTCGTCATTTGCCGCACGACCTGGTGGCTGCGTTTAAAGCAACCTTGCAGGAGACGCGTCAGGCGACGCTGCTGCTGCACATTATCGATGCTGCGGATGTACGCGTGCAGGAGAACATCGACGCGGTCAATACCGTGCTTGAAGAGATCGAAGCGCATGAAATCCCTACGCTTCTGGTGATGAATAAAATCGATATGCTGGAAGATTTTGAACCACGTATCGACCGAGATGAAGAGAACAAACCGATTCGGGTCTGGCTTTCTGCCCAGACCGGGGCCGGTGTGCCACTGCTTTTCCAGGCTTTGACAGAACGTCTTTCTGGTGAGGTGGCTCAGCATACGCTGCGTCTGCCGCCACAGGAAGGCAGGCTGCGCAGCCGGTTTTATCAGCTTCAGGCGATAGAAAAAGAGTGGATGGAGGAGGACGGCAGCGTGGGGATGCAGGTGCGTATGCCGATCGTTGACTGGCGTCGCCTCTGTAAACAAGAACCTGCGCTGGTGGACTACGTCGTCTAACCAGGTAAAGGTGCACGAGCCTGAAAATTCGCCCTTGCATAACAAATATGGAGCATATACATGGCGTGGAATCAGCCCGGTAATAACGGACAAGACCGCGACCCGTGGGGAAGCAGCAATAATCAAGGCGGCAACTCTGGGGGAAATGGCAACAAAGGTGGTCGCGAGCAGGGTCCTCCTGATCTGGACGATATCTTTCGCAAACTGAGCAAAAAGCTGGGTGGTTTTGGCGGAGGTAAAGGTTCTGGCTCGGGTGGGAATTCCACTCCAGGGCCGCGCCCGCACATGGGTGGTCGCGTAGTGAGCATTGTTGCCGCTGCCGTGGTCATCATTTGG
Above is a window of Lelliottia jeotgali DNA encoding:
- a CDS encoding GTP-binding protein HflX — encoded protein: MITGSRKAPHPKFFVGEGKAIEIAEAVKATGASVVLFDHALSPAQERNLEALCECRVIDRTGLILDIFAQRARTHEGKLQVELAQLRHLATRLVRGWTHLERQKGGIGLRGPGETQLETDRRLLRGRITQILSRLARVEKQREQGRRSRTKADIPTVSLVGYTNAGKSTLFNQITEAKVYAADQLFATLDPTLRRIDVADVGETVLADTVGFIRHLPHDLVAAFKATLQETRQATLLLHIIDAADVRVQENIDAVNTVLEEIEAHEIPTLLVMNKIDMLEDFEPRIDRDEENKPIRVWLSAQTGAGVPLLFQALTERLSGEVAQHTLRLPPQEGRLRSRFYQLQAIEKEWMEEDGSVGMQVRMPIVDWRRLCKQEPALVDYVV